The following DNA comes from Streptomyces sp. NBC_00690.
GCGGTGGCATCTACTACCGGGCCGAGTCAGCCGTGGAGGCCCTGCACACTTACCGGACATGGACCCTTGATCTGCCGGAGGAGATCACCACCTCCATCGCCCTGCTGCGGATGCCCCCCACTCCTGACATCCCCGAACCCTTGCGTGGCCGTTTCGTCGTCCACCTACGGGTGGCGTACCTCGGGGACCGGCATGGCGCCGATTCACTGCTCGCTCCCCTGCGCAAGGTCGGAGGCATCCTCGTTGACGACGTCCGGGACATGCCGTACACGGAGATCGCCTCCATCCACAACGATCCACCGGACCCCTCGGCCTTCTGGGAGCGGAGCGCCATGCTCAGCGCACCGTCCGAGGGTGACATCGACGCACTGCTCCGCATTGCGGGACCCGAGGCGGAGCTGCCCCTAGCCATGGTTGAACTGCGCCACCTTGGTGGCGCGGTACGCCGTCCCCCCACGATTCCCAACGCCGTGGGCAACCGGGACGCCGAATTCGTCCTGCTGGCGCTGGGGTACCTCACAGACCAGAACACCGGTGCCGGATTCCGTACCGATGAGTTGACCGCGGCGGGGGAGCGGGTGATCGGTGCTCTGGCGGGCTGCGACACCGGTGGCACACTGCTGAACTTCCAGGGCACGGCCACCGCACCCGAGCAGGTGAGGTGCGCTTTTGACCCGGATTCGTACACTCGTCTGCGTCGATTGAAGCAGATCTACGATCCAGGCCATGTGTTCGGGTTCGGGCATGTGATTCCCGCAGGCATCCAGGAGTGACCATGGCGAATCCGCAAAGACGGTCGGACGACGGCCGCACCTGGCTCCTGCACAGTGGAGTGGTCCATCCGCTGGGCGATGATTCCGCGGCCCACAACGCCATCCTGCTGCACGACGGCCGGGTGCTCGCCTCCGGGGACCGTGCGGACCTACGCCGCGCTGCCCCACCCCAGGTACGCGAGATCGACCTCCGCGGCAAGACCGTCATGCCGGGTCTGATCGACATCCATCCGCACATGATGCAGCAGGCAGCCCAGATGGCCCCCCTGGTGGATCTCACGGACGCGGTGGACCACGCCGATATCGTTGCGCGGATCGCCGAGCGCGCCCGGATCACACCGCCCGGCGAATGGATCATCACCACACCGGTCGGCGAACCCTTCTACTTCCAACGGCGTTCCTACCGGGACCTCCCCGAACGGATGTTGCCCGATCGGCGGGTGCTCGATGGGGCAACCAGCGAACATCCCGTACTCATCCAGGCATGGGCGCCCGTCACACCGAACATCTGCGCCTTCAACACGGCCGGGCTACGCCGGGTGGGCATCACCGACTTCATCCCCGATCGGGTGTGCGACGTCTGGATCGACAAGGAAGTGGGCCCGGGGGGCAACGGCTCGGTGACCGGAATCCTCCGGGGATCGGTCAACCAGATCTACAACTTCGATCCGTTCTGGACACAGATCCTCAGCAAGATTCCGCTGATGACCGCCGACCCGGCCACGGTCACCCGCCAAGCCATGGCCAGGTACAACGCCATGGGCGTCACCACCGTCTACGAGCCGCACAACATGACCCCGGCCTTCCTCGACGGATACCGTGCCCTCAACGCCGCAGGCTCGCTCACCACTCGGGTCGCCATCTCCATGGAGGTGGAGAACTGCGCCCGACCGCCCTTCCAACCGCTCAGCATGAGCGAGTTCGCCCAGTCGTTGGAACGAGGCCGTCAGACGCTCGACGAAGGCGACGATCTGCTCCGTGTGTGCGGGCTGACCCTCGCCGCATCGGGCGGGCCGTGCTGGCCAGGCCATATGCAGATGCCGGAGCCCTACGACGACCCCTACGGCAGGCCGACCAAGGGGACGCCCTTCATCTCGTCCGAGAAGATCGAAGCGTTCGCCCGCTTCTGCCTGGACCATGACGTCCGCGCCAATTTCCTGGCCGCTGGCTTCACCGACCACGACACCATCCTCGATGTGCTGGACACCCCTGACATCGCCGCCCGCATGCCCCGCGGCCCGGGCCGTTCCTGGATCGTGCAGCACGTCCCCGTCATCACCGAACCCCAGGCCCGCCGTTACCAACGCCTCGGCTTCGACGTCACCACCTGCCCGGGATTCGCCTGGGCGAAGGGGGAGATGTACGGGCAGCGCATCGGGCCCCACATCTGGCGGGACGCCGGGCCGCTCAAACGGCTGCTGCGGGCGGGACTGACGGTCGCCTGCGGTACCGACTGGGGACCGAAGAACCCCTTCGAGCAGATGCAACTGGCCCAGACACACACCTTCGCCGTCACCGGCCGCAGCAACGCAACGCCCGACCATGTGGTGACCCGGCGTGAAGCGGTCGACATGTGGACCACCAGCGGTGGACAGGTACTGAACTGGGCAGGCATCGGTACCCTCGCGCCCGGGGCGGCAGCCGACCTCATTGTGCTCGACCGCTCACCGCTGACCTGCGGCATCGACGAACTACCCAACACCGAGGTCGAGCTGACCATGCTGGCCGGAACCGTTGTGCACGATCCCGGCGCCCTCGGCGACTGATCCACCCAGCGCGGGGCGCCGTTCTCACCCGTCCGGGCCCCGCCCCCTGCCCCACCAACTGCCGCATCGGTATGACCGCGCCACCGCGCGCCGGTCGGGCATGTCTCCACACCCTCACTCTTCCTCTTTCTTCATCTGACTCCGGTACGTCCGGGAGGTTCGAGATGCGAGACTCCATTACCCCGACCTCATCGACCTCGCCCGCGCAGCAGAGCGACCCGCGTCGTGTTGCGCTGGCCTGCATGGTCGGCACCATGATCGAGTGGTACGACTTCTACATCTACGGCATGGCCGCGGCCCTCGTCTTCGGGCCGCAGTTCTTCCCCAGCCTCTCCCCGTTCGCCGGTGCGCTCGCCTCCTTCGCCACCTTCGCGGTGGGATTCGGCGCCCGCCCCCTCGGTGGTGTGATCCTCGGACACTTCGGTGACCGCGTCGGTCGCAAGACCGTCCTGGTGGTGTCCCTGTTGTTGATGGGGCTCTCCACCTTTGCCATCGGCTTGCTGCCGACGTACGCCACCATCGGTATCTGGGCTCCCATCCTGCTGGTCGTCTGCCGCTTCCTCCAGGGCGTTGGCCTTGGTGGGGAGTGGGGTGGGGCCGCACTGATGGCCGTCGAGCACGCCCCGAAGGGAAAGCGCGGACTCTACGGGAGTGCGATCTCGTTGGGGATTCCCGCCGGTCTGGTGCTGGCGAACATGGCGTTCCTGATCATGGCTCGACTCGCACCGGACAGCGCCTTCGCCGACTGGGGATGGCGAGTGCCGTTCCTCTTCAGCATCGTCTTGGTCCTGGTCGGCCTCTGGGTACGGCTGAACGTCGCTGAGAGCCCGTACTTCAAGAAGGCACAGGAACGTGAGGAAGAGCAACGGCTACCCGTACTGGAACTCTTCACGACCTACCCCAGACAGCTCCTCCTCGCGGCCGGCTCCTTCATCGGCAACAGCGCGATCGGCTACATCGTCATCGTCTATCTGTTGTCGTACACCACCACCGTCCTCAATCTGCCCAGACAGCGGATTCTGTGGATCGTCCTCCTCAGCATGAGCGTGCTGGCGATCACCATCACCCTGTCCGCCCGCTACTCCGACCGGCTGGGCCGACGACGTGTCTACCTCGCAGGTTCCATCGGGCTGCTGATCTGGTCCGCGGCGTTCTTCCCACTGATCGACACGGGCTCCACCGTGCTGATCGCGCTCGCCGTGACGGTGATGAACGCACTCTCCGGAATGGTGTTGGGACCGCAGCCCGCGCTGTTCGCCGAGATGTTCAGCACCCGGGTGCGCTACAGCGGGGCGTCGCTCAGCTACCAACTCGGCGCACTGCTCGGTGGAGCCGTCGCGCCGCTCGCGGCAACCTCGCTCTACGAGTGGACGGGAAGCTCATGGCCGATCACCGTCTATCTGCTGGCCGTGTCACTGATCAGCCTGGTCTGTGTGTGGGCCTTCAGCGAGACCAGCACGCGGGATCTCGGCGACGATGACCAAGACCCGGCGGTGAAGCCAGGGCTTGTGACGATCGAGCTACCCGAAGCGGGCCGCGACGGTGTGGCGCGGTGAGCCAGCCTTCCGGCGCGACGACCCGGCCGCAGCTCTCCGGCACGTTCGGCATGGTCTCTTCCTCGCACTGGCTGGCCAGTGGGGCCGCGATGGCGATGCTCGAACGCGGTGGCAATGCCTTCGACGCGGTCGCTGCCGCGGTGTTCACGCTCCAGGTCGTGGAACCGCACCAGAGCGGGCCCGGTGGGGACATGGTGCTCATCTTCGCGGGCGCCGAAGAATCCTCGGCGCACGTACTCTGCGGACAGGGCCCAGCGCCCGCAACCGCGACGATCGGTGCGTTCCACGCGCTCGGGCTGGAGCTGGTACCGGGGTCCGGGCTGCTGCCCGCGACCGTTCCGGGAGCCACCCCCGCCCTGCTGACCCTCCTGAGGGATCACGGCACCCTGCGACTCGGCGAGGTCCTGGAACCGGCCATCGGGTACGCCCGGGCCGGCTATCCGCTGGGGAGCGCGGCGGCGCAGACCATGGCAGCGATGTCGGAAGTGTTCACCACCCACTGGCCCACGTCGGCGGCCATCTATCCGGCGCGACCGCACGAGGGCAGCCGCTTCACCAACGAGCCACTGGCTCGGATGTATGAGCGGTTGGTGCGGGAGGCCGAAGGCGTCGGGACCTGCCGTGCGACACAGCTCGATGCGGCACTCTCCGTCTGGAGCCAGGGCTTTGTCGCCGAAGCCATCGATGGGTTTGCGCGGCGACCGGTGCCCGATGCCACCGGGACACGACACAGCGGGTTCCTCTCGGGCCAGGACATCGCCGATTGGGCGCCCGCGTATGAGGCGGCGGTCAGCGTCGACTTCCGTGGCCATACGGTGTGCAAACCCGCCGCTTGGAGTCAAGGGCCGGTTCTCCTCCAGCAGTTGAAACTGTTGGAGCCGTTTGAGCTGGTCCCAGGCACCGAGGAGTACGTTCATCTGGTGGTGGAGGCAGCGAAGCTCGCCTTCGCCGATCGAGAGGCGTGGTACGGCGATGTGCCCGACGTCCCGTTGCCCGAGCTCCTTTCGGAAACGTACGCCGCTCAGCGCCGCGTACTGTTGGGGGAGAGCGCGTCGTTGGAGTTGCGGCCGGGTTCGCCCGGTGGGCGAACGCCTCGACTGCCCGGGCTGACGGCGACAGCGGCGCATCGCACCTCGGATGTCACCACCGCCGAACCGACCTTGGGAACCGCCTCGGTCGGTCGTCGCGGCACCGGCGCGACGGGGGGCGACACGGTCCATGTCGATGTGGTCGACCGGTGGGGCACGATGGTCGCCGCGATGCCGAGCGGCGGTTGGTTGCAGTCTTCGCCCGTGATCCCCGAGTTGGGGTTCGCGCTGGGCAATCGGCTTCAGATGACCTGGCTCCAAGAAGGGCTCGCCAGCTCTCTCATGCCAGGTCGCCGCCCCCGGACCACTCTTTCCCCCACCTTGGTGCTCCAGGGCGGACGTCCGGTGCTCGCCTGCGGATCACCCGGGGGCGATCAGCAGGACCAGTGGCAACTGCTCTTCCTGCTCCGGCGGTTGACGGGGAACCGTAGCCTCCAGGGCGCCATGGAAGCCCCGGTGTTCCACAGTGCGCACTTCCCGGGTTCGTTCTATCCGCGGCTGGCGCGACCAGGGCAGTTGGTGGCGGAGGAGCGACTCGGGAGCCGAGTGCTGGCCCAACTCGCCACGCGCGGACACGAAGTGGTGTCCGCGCCTGACTGGTCGCTCGGCCGTATGTGCGCAGTCGGTCGGGCACCGGAGGGACTCCTCACGGCTGCCGCCGATCCACGCGGTGGGTTGAGCTACGCGACGGGGCGGTGATGTAGGCCCGCGGTGGACCATGGGTGCCTGCGGGGGCGGTCTCCCCTCAGCCGTGCGATCTGCCCGTTGCGGTCCCTCTCGGTGTCGTGTCCCATGCGCTCGCCGATTCCATCAGAGGATTTGCCGCGGCGGGTTCCTCCTGCTCGATGGGCGTGGTCATCGGGTTGAGCGCATGGCGCTCGGCCGCCGCTGTGGCCGCTTCGGGGTCCCCTGCTGCGATGGCCTGTACGAGGTCGATATGGATGTTGAGGCGGTGCTTCTTGTACTTCGTGTGTTCTTCCAGGGTGTGGTGCGGCACCACTTCCGTTGCCTGGTCCTGGATGAACTGCACCAGTCCTAGATACACGGTCTGAAGGATGTGGTTGCGCACGATGTGGGCGATCCGCTCGTGCAGGCGCCAGTTGGCCCGCAGGAACCGCTCGGGGTCGTCCACGGCATCGGCCATCGCGTCGATGAGGACGCGCAGATCGGCGATGTCCCGGGTGCTGCGGAAGCGTGCGGCATCGCTCGCGATGATGGGTTCGAGGCCGTTGCGTACGGCGATGGCATCGATGACGCTCACCGGTTCGCTGTGCACGGTGAGCAGGGTCTGGCCGAGTCGGACCACGGGATCGGTGGGGGCGACGAACAGCCCTCCACCGGGTCCGGGGCGCACAACGATGCGTCCTCGGGCCTGGAGGAGTCTGACCGCCTCGTTCACCGTCGCGCGTGCGACACCGCTTTCAAGGCGTAGCTCCTCCTTGGTCGCGATGCGTTCGCCGGGTGTGAGTCGCCGTTGTGCGATGAGGTCTTCAACATATTTGGCCAGGGTGTCGGCCTTGGGAGCGTTTCCAGACAGCGCCATGGAACGAGTATAACCAAAAAGCCTTGAAGGGGATTGACAGTGGAGGGCAAGGCGAGCAGAGTCGGAAAGAGCATAATCAATAGCCTCGGAATCCCGGCCCGGATTCTTGAAGATCGGTTGACCGTAGTGGCGGCCGGAGAGCCAGTGCAGGGCGCACCCCCTAGAGCCAGGAGACAACAGCGATGGCCATTGAACGAATCGACACCGATCCTTCCCGTGCAGGCGAGCTGCCGTATGCGCCTGTGGTGAAGATCGATGCTCCCGCGACGATGTACTTCCTCGGCGGGGCGACCGCCCTTCCGCTCTATCACAACCACCCGCACGTTCCGGAAGAGTGTGTACTGCCCGACGACATCGTCGAGCAGACGCACCGGGTCATGCGCAACATCCAGCAGGTCCTGGACCACTTGGGCCTGACCTGGCGCAACGTCGTGAAGACGACCGAGTACATCACCGATATTCGCGACGCGGACCTGATGCACGCGACGATGGACGAGTACTACCAGGGGTGGACACCGGCGGCCACGATGGTCGCGGTCAACAACCTCAGCGCACCCGGGGCCCGCTTCGAGCTCGACGCCGTCGCCATGGGCCCGCAGACCTGAGCCCAACCCGACGGCTCCTCGGTGCATCGCACACTGCCGGAGGGTGCCGAGTGCGGGGACATCTGATCGATCCGGGCCGCAGGTAGCCCAGGGAAACGAGTTCGCCACGAGGCCGATCCTCGTGCTCACGCTGCCGAGTTGGATCGGACACGTGGCCGGTGGCCCTCACCATCCGTCCCGATCTCCACGGCACCAGGTCAGTCGAGTCTCGCCCTGGTAGGGGACGTGACGTACCCACCATGAACGGATCACCTACGAGAAAGCAGGGCACCTCCATGCCCAGATCGCGGTCCGCCGCCACCGGCGGGGCTCATCGCGCCACCAGCGCCGACAGCGTACTGACCAACGCCAACATCCTCACCGTGGACGCTGACTTCAGCACTGCGGACGCGGTCGCCATGGCCGGCGGCCGAATCGTCGGGGTGGGCACGCATGAGGACATACAGCACCTCATAGGGCCCGACACACAGATCACCGATCTCGGTGGCCGTACGGTGCTGCCCGGGTTCATCGACACCCATGGTCACCTCGGCCTGTTCGGCCAGGAGAAGCACTGGGTCAATCTCGATGGGGCGGGCTCGGTCACCGAGATTTGCGAGCGGATCGCGCGGGCGGCTGCGACGACGCCCATCGGCGAGGCGATCGTCGCCACTCCGGTCGGTGATCATCCGTACTTCTTCCGCGTGCCTGAGTGTCTCGTCGAAGGCCGCTTCCCCACCCGGCAGGAACTGGACGCCGCCGCCCCGGACCACCCGGTCTACATCACCGCACCGACCAACCGCGTTCCCAACAGTGCCCTCTTCAACACCCGTGCCCTGCGCGCTGCCGGGCTGATGTCCGCGAAGACCTTCACCAAGGCGCTCAAGGGCAAGTCGAAGGACGGCATGGAGGTCACGGACACGGCCTACTGGCTGGACGGCATTGAGGTTGTCCGGGACCAGCAGACCGGCCGCCCCACCGGCGAAATACGCAATATGCAGCCCATCTACAACCCCTCCAGCTACTACGACAAGATCACCCCCTTCCTGCCGCAACCGACCTACGAGTCCATCCGCGACGGCATTCGGCTGATGGCACCTGACTTCCTCGCCGAAGGCGTCACCACACTGCTGGAGAACCACCTCACCCGAGCGGAGGAACTGCGGTCCTACCGCGAACTCGATCTCCCGCTACGGATCTTCTTCGCCCATGAGATCGACGCCCGGCAGTCGGTGGAGGAGATTGAGCGGATGCTCCGCACCGTCTCCTTCAGCGGGCGCGAGGGTTTCGGTGACGATCACCTAGCCCTGGTGGGCGTCAGTATCGGTGTGGACGGTCCGCACTGGCACGGGGCGGGGGTCGCCGACGAGCACTACATCGGCCCGGACGGAACCATGATCAATCCTGATCCCCTGGTACCGGAGCCCATCTACCGAGCCATCGTCGGCCTCGCCGCCAGGCTGGGACTGCGGGTGCACACCTGCGCGGGTGGCCGGCGTGCGATACAGATCGCGCTGGACGCCTTCGCCGCGGCCGACGACGAGTCTTCGATCTCCGACCGTCGATTCGTCCTGGAACACTGCGAGTTCCCCACCCCCGCACAGATCGCCGAATGCGGGCGCCTCGGCGTGGTACCCACCACAACGACCAACTTTCTCTGGGGCAAGGTATCCGAGGTGTTCATCGACCGCCTCGGCGGCGGTGACTACTCCGAAAACGCCATCCCGTTGCGCTGGTGGCTCGATGCCGGAATCCCCGTAGCCCAGGAAACCGACTGGGGCCCACGCAGTGTCATGTTCTCCATCTGGCAGTCACTCGCTCGACAGTCTGGCCTCACTGGCGAGGTCATCGGGGCGCACCAGCGCATCAGCCGTGAAGAGGCCATCCGTCTCTTCACCAACAACGGCGCCCATGCCCTCTTCAAGGAAGACGTACTCGGCTCCATCGAGGTGGGCAAGTTTGCCGATCTCGTGGTGCTCTCCGAATCCCCCATGACCTGCCCCGAAGACGCCATCAAAGACATCGAAGTCCTCGTCACCATGATCGACGGCAAGGCCGTGCACGGACACGAGGTCCTCGCCCAGTTGAGGGAGGCACAATGATCAACCACCACAACATCCACTTCATGTCCGCCACCGAGATGGCTCGCCGCATCCGCACGCGCGAACTCTCCCCGGTGGAGTTGATGGAGAGTGTCATCTCCCGCATCGAGGACCGCAATCCCAAGATCAACGCCTTTGTCTTCACGGCATACGAGGAAGCGCGCGAGCGGGCGCACGCCGCGGAACAGGCGGTGCTGGCAGGTGAGAACCTAGGTCGGCTGCACGGGGTACCCACAGCGATGAAGGACCTCTTCGACTTCAAACCCGGATGGATCTCCACCCTGGGAGGAGTGCCGGCCCTCGCTGGAAACGTGGCCACCTCTTCCTGCACCTGGGTCGAGCGGATGGAAGACGCGGGCGCCATCATCGTCGGGAAGACCAACAGCCCGGTGCTTGGCTTCCGCGGACTGTCGGACAACCCGCTCTTCGGCCCGACCTGCAATCCCTTCGACACCACCCGTAACTCCGGTGGTTCCTCTGGAGGTAGCGCGGCGGCCGTTGCGGACGGCATGGTGCCCTTTGCGGAGGGCACCGACGCGGGCGGATCGATCCGAATCCCCTCCTCCTGGTGCGGTGTCTACGGCTTCAAGCCCTCGGCCGGGCGCGTCCCGGCGATCATGCGCCCCAATGCCTTCGGCGGGACCAACCCGTTTGTGCACGAGGGCATGATCACGCGTTCCGTCGGGGATGCAGCGCTCGGCCTGAGCGTCCTGTCCGGAGCGCACCCACTGGACCCCTTCAGCTTCGGGGCGCCCGTGGACTTCTTCGGCGACCTCCAGGGTGATGTACGGAACTGGCGGATCGCCTACAGCCCTGACTTCGGCGGATACCCCGTTGACCCCAAGGTTGCCCAGATCGTCGAGCGAGCCGCCCACGTCTTTGAACAGGCGGGCGCGACCGTGGAGAAGGTCGACATCGACTTTGGCCTGGGCCACACCAAACTGACCGACCTGTTCTACCGTCAGATCGCGATACAGAACAGCGAGACCATTGCCCATCTACGGACTCAGGGCATCGACCTACTCGGAGAGCACTCCGAAGGCATTCCAGATGAGCTCAAGGAGTCCGCTGCGCAAGGGAACCGGTTGAAGCCGTCCGATGTCTCCCGCGACCAGGTACTCCGGTCCCAAGTGTTCGATACTCTGCAGACGGTTCTGTCCAGTCACCAGATCCTCCTCACACCCACCGTCGGCGCCACGGCAACTGTCAATGCGACTGATGGTGAGTCAAAGGGCCCCGCCGTGATCAACGGGCAGTCGGTGGACCGGTTGCTTGGCTGGTGTCTGACCTACCTCATCAACATGACCGGACACCCGGCCGCGTCCATCCCCGCCGGTCTGACCGACCAAGGACTACCGGTGGGCCTGCAGATCATCGGGCGGCGCCACCAGGACGGCGATGTCCTCACCGCAAGTGCAGCCTTCGAAGACCTTCAGCCGTGGCAACACACTTACCCATCAAACACCCGGGGATGAGCCTCCTGGCTTTCGGAAGCCGAGATACACCGTACGTCTGATGTCCACAGCGGCCACTGGGACCACGCCCCCTCGCCGCCCTCACCATGCTCCGTGCGGGTCGCTGCCCGCACGGAGCACGGCGGGCGCATGCACCTCGATGACGACATCGACCTGGCAGCAGGCCCACCACGAAGCGGCCCCGCCCCGAAGGTGTGGCAGGTACCGAGCTGCGGCGGCGGCCACCGACATGAAGGGCCACCCAGCGTGCTCGCTCACCCCGGCGATCTCCCGTCCGGCCCGGCCGTCCCCGGCGTAGCTGCCCAGAAGCGGCAGGCGGCCGGACCCCCGACGCCCGCCGCGCCCGTTGCCGCACGGCCCGCAAGCCGGGGGGACAGGCTGCTCGCCGATCTCCTGCCGCTCCTGCTGACCGTCGCCGCGGGCGCCACGGACGCCCTGGCCTACCTCGGCCTCGGGGGCGTCTTCACCGCCAACATGACCGGCAACCTCGTACTCCTCGGCATCGCCGGGGCGCACGGCATCGATCTATCCGTCGCCCGCGCCTCGGCCGCCACACTCGCGTTCACGGCCGGCCTGGTTCTGACCTTCCGGCTCACCCGAGACCTGCCCCCCCGCCGCCTGTGGCCGCGCCGCATCACGGGCACGCTCGCCGTCAGCCTGATCTGCCAGGTGGTATTCCTCGCCGGTTGGATCGCCGTCGGCGCCCGTCCGGGCAAGGTGTGGGACGTGGCGCTCGTCGCGGTCTCGGCACTGGCGATGGGCATCCAGACCG
Coding sequences within:
- a CDS encoding FAD-binding oxidoreductase produces the protein MTTDDPADRANVRTWRPDRPPPVASAVPEATGTTPLLGYNRAHTPRPALVVAAANATEVAAAVRYAAERRQSVAVQCTGHGLVDEVLGSVLIDTHRMKALTVDPHRRTARVAAGVVWSEVIEAAAPHGLAPLNGSFPGVGVMGFTLGGGLGPMARAYGFAADHVREVELVTADGRLRRVNEKREPELFWGLRGGKGNFGVATEMEFSLVPVAALHGGGIYYRAESAVEALHTYRTWTLDLPEEITTSIALLRMPPTPDIPEPLRGRFVVHLRVAYLGDRHGADSLLAPLRKVGGILVDDVRDMPYTEIASIHNDPPDPSAFWERSAMLSAPSEGDIDALLRIAGPEAELPLAMVELRHLGGAVRRPPTIPNAVGNRDAEFVLLALGYLTDQNTGAGFRTDELTAAGERVIGALAGCDTGGTLLNFQGTATAPEQVRCAFDPDSYTRLRRLKQIYDPGHVFGFGHVIPAGIQE
- a CDS encoding amidohydrolase, whose protein sequence is MANPQRRSDDGRTWLLHSGVVHPLGDDSAAHNAILLHDGRVLASGDRADLRRAAPPQVREIDLRGKTVMPGLIDIHPHMMQQAAQMAPLVDLTDAVDHADIVARIAERARITPPGEWIITTPVGEPFYFQRRSYRDLPERMLPDRRVLDGATSEHPVLIQAWAPVTPNICAFNTAGLRRVGITDFIPDRVCDVWIDKEVGPGGNGSVTGILRGSVNQIYNFDPFWTQILSKIPLMTADPATVTRQAMARYNAMGVTTVYEPHNMTPAFLDGYRALNAAGSLTTRVAISMEVENCARPPFQPLSMSEFAQSLERGRQTLDEGDDLLRVCGLTLAASGGPCWPGHMQMPEPYDDPYGRPTKGTPFISSEKIEAFARFCLDHDVRANFLAAGFTDHDTILDVLDTPDIAARMPRGPGRSWIVQHVPVITEPQARRYQRLGFDVTTCPGFAWAKGEMYGQRIGPHIWRDAGPLKRLLRAGLTVACGTDWGPKNPFEQMQLAQTHTFAVTGRSNATPDHVVTRREAVDMWTTSGGQVLNWAGIGTLAPGAAADLIVLDRSPLTCGIDELPNTEVELTMLAGTVVHDPGALGD
- a CDS encoding MFS transporter, which codes for MRDSITPTSSTSPAQQSDPRRVALACMVGTMIEWYDFYIYGMAAALVFGPQFFPSLSPFAGALASFATFAVGFGARPLGGVILGHFGDRVGRKTVLVVSLLLMGLSTFAIGLLPTYATIGIWAPILLVVCRFLQGVGLGGEWGGAALMAVEHAPKGKRGLYGSAISLGIPAGLVLANMAFLIMARLAPDSAFADWGWRVPFLFSIVLVLVGLWVRLNVAESPYFKKAQEREEEQRLPVLELFTTYPRQLLLAAGSFIGNSAIGYIVIVYLLSYTTTVLNLPRQRILWIVLLSMSVLAITITLSARYSDRLGRRRVYLAGSIGLLIWSAAFFPLIDTGSTVLIALAVTVMNALSGMVLGPQPALFAEMFSTRVRYSGASLSYQLGALLGGAVAPLAATSLYEWTGSSWPITVYLLAVSLISLVCVWAFSETSTRDLGDDDQDPAVKPGLVTIELPEAGRDGVAR
- a CDS encoding gamma-glutamyltransferase family protein — encoded protein: MVSSSHWLASGAAMAMLERGGNAFDAVAAAVFTLQVVEPHQSGPGGDMVLIFAGAEESSAHVLCGQGPAPATATIGAFHALGLELVPGSGLLPATVPGATPALLTLLRDHGTLRLGEVLEPAIGYARAGYPLGSAAAQTMAAMSEVFTTHWPTSAAIYPARPHEGSRFTNEPLARMYERLVREAEGVGTCRATQLDAALSVWSQGFVAEAIDGFARRPVPDATGTRHSGFLSGQDIADWAPAYEAAVSVDFRGHTVCKPAAWSQGPVLLQQLKLLEPFELVPGTEEYVHLVVEAAKLAFADREAWYGDVPDVPLPELLSETYAAQRRVLLGESASLELRPGSPGGRTPRLPGLTATAAHRTSDVTTAEPTLGTASVGRRGTGATGGDTVHVDVVDRWGTMVAAMPSGGWLQSSPVIPELGFALGNRLQMTWLQEGLASSLMPGRRPRTTLSPTLVLQGGRPVLACGSPGGDQQDQWQLLFLLRRLTGNRSLQGAMEAPVFHSAHFPGSFYPRLARPGQLVAEERLGSRVLAQLATRGHEVVSAPDWSLGRMCAVGRAPEGLLTAAADPRGGLSYATGR
- a CDS encoding FadR/GntR family transcriptional regulator — encoded protein: MALSGNAPKADTLAKYVEDLIAQRRLTPGERIATKEELRLESGVARATVNEAVRLLQARGRIVVRPGPGGGLFVAPTDPVVRLGQTLLTVHSEPVSVIDAIAVRNGLEPIIASDAARFRSTRDIADLRVLIDAMADAVDDPERFLRANWRLHERIAHIVRNHILQTVYLGLVQFIQDQATEVVPHHTLEEHTKYKKHRLNIHIDLVQAIAAGDPEAATAAAERHALNPMTTPIEQEEPAAANPLMESASAWDTTPRGTATGRSHG
- a CDS encoding RidA family protein is translated as MAIERIDTDPSRAGELPYAPVVKIDAPATMYFLGGATALPLYHNHPHVPEECVLPDDIVEQTHRVMRNIQQVLDHLGLTWRNVVKTTEYITDIRDADLMHATMDEYYQGWTPAATMVAVNNLSAPGARFELDAVAMGPQT
- a CDS encoding amidohydrolase, producing MPRSRSAATGGAHRATSADSVLTNANILTVDADFSTADAVAMAGGRIVGVGTHEDIQHLIGPDTQITDLGGRTVLPGFIDTHGHLGLFGQEKHWVNLDGAGSVTEICERIARAAATTPIGEAIVATPVGDHPYFFRVPECLVEGRFPTRQELDAAAPDHPVYITAPTNRVPNSALFNTRALRAAGLMSAKTFTKALKGKSKDGMEVTDTAYWLDGIEVVRDQQTGRPTGEIRNMQPIYNPSSYYDKITPFLPQPTYESIRDGIRLMAPDFLAEGVTTLLENHLTRAEELRSYRELDLPLRIFFAHEIDARQSVEEIERMLRTVSFSGREGFGDDHLALVGVSIGVDGPHWHGAGVADEHYIGPDGTMINPDPLVPEPIYRAIVGLAARLGLRVHTCAGGRRAIQIALDAFAAADDESSISDRRFVLEHCEFPTPAQIAECGRLGVVPTTTTNFLWGKVSEVFIDRLGGGDYSENAIPLRWWLDAGIPVAQETDWGPRSVMFSIWQSLARQSGLTGEVIGAHQRISREEAIRLFTNNGAHALFKEDVLGSIEVGKFADLVVLSESPMTCPEDAIKDIEVLVTMIDGKAVHGHEVLAQLREAQ
- a CDS encoding amidase, which translates into the protein MINHHNIHFMSATEMARRIRTRELSPVELMESVISRIEDRNPKINAFVFTAYEEARERAHAAEQAVLAGENLGRLHGVPTAMKDLFDFKPGWISTLGGVPALAGNVATSSCTWVERMEDAGAIIVGKTNSPVLGFRGLSDNPLFGPTCNPFDTTRNSGGSSGGSAAAVADGMVPFAEGTDAGGSIRIPSSWCGVYGFKPSAGRVPAIMRPNAFGGTNPFVHEGMITRSVGDAALGLSVLSGAHPLDPFSFGAPVDFFGDLQGDVRNWRIAYSPDFGGYPVDPKVAQIVERAAHVFEQAGATVEKVDIDFGLGHTKLTDLFYRQIAIQNSETIAHLRTQGIDLLGEHSEGIPDELKESAAQGNRLKPSDVSRDQVLRSQVFDTLQTVLSSHQILLTPTVGATATVNATDGESKGPAVINGQSVDRLLGWCLTYLINMTGHPAASIPAGLTDQGLPVGLQIIGRRHQDGDVLTASAAFEDLQPWQHTYPSNTRG